From the Veillonellaceae bacterium genome, the window TGATTACCATACCTTGTGTTAGGAGGTTTTTAAATGGCTCATTGACGTTAATTAAACCGGCATCTTTCAGAACCTTTGTAAAAAACCGCGAATATAAAAGATGGAGTATTGCATGCTCAATACCGCCTATATACTGGTCGACAGGCATCCAGTAGTTAGCTTTGGAAGCGTCAAACGGTAAAGAGGTGTTATCTGGATCGGTGTAGCGCATGTAATACCACGACGAACAAATGAAGGTATCCATCGTGTCAGTTTCGCGGCGAGCTTGTCCGCCGCATTTTGGACATGCACAATTTACAAATTCTTCAACACTTGTTAACGGGGACACGGAACCGCCTTCAAATCCCACGTTATCTGGCAGCATAACAGGCAGTTGATCTTTAGACACAGGTACTATACCGCATTCCGAACAATAGATTATGGGGATAGGCGCTCCCCAATAACGTTGCCGGGAAACAAGCCAATCACGCAGGCGGTAGTTAATGCGTCGTTTACCAATGCCTTTCTCTTCAAAGCATTTAGCAATGGCAACTTTACCTGCTTCATTCTCCATGCCATCAAACTGACCAGAGTTTACTAAAATACCCGGGCCACTATAAGCATTCTCCATAGTTTCGATGGTCATTTGACTATTAGGCTGCTGCACAACAAGCTTCTTCTTTAATCCATATTTGGTCGCAAACTGCCAATCGCGTTCATCGTGGGCAGGAACCCCCATAACCGCACCTGTTCCGTATTCAAACAGCACATAGTTTGCAACCCATATTTCAATTTTTTCTCCTGTAAATGGATGCAGTGCATAGGCGCCGGTAAACATGCCCTCTTTCTCAAAATCGTTGGAAGTTCGGCTTACTTCACTCATATTACGAACTTTCTCTACAAAATCACGTACGGCCGGCGCAGTTTCTTTTCCGGTAATAAGTTTTTCAACCAACGGATGCTCTGGCGCTAGCACTATATAGGTTACACCAAAAACCGTGTCATGTCTTGTTGTAAATACCGGGATTCTCTCGTTAATTTCAGGCACTTCAAAACTAAACTCGGCGCCTTCGCTTCGGCCGATCCAATTATCCTGCATAATCTTAACGCGCTCAGGCCAGCCCTTTAATTCTTTTAAATCCTCCAGTAACCTATCAGCATAGTCAGTTATCTTAAAGAACCATTGTTCAAGTTCTCTTTTAATAACAGCTGAATCACACCGCCAACAGTGACCGTCAATTACCTGTTCATTAGCTAAAACTGTATTACATTCTTCACACCAGTTAACCGCCGCTTTCTTTTTATAAGCCAGGCCGCGTTCATAAAATAATAAGAACAACCACTGCGTCCAACGATAATAATCAGGATGACAAGTAGCCACTTCTCGGTCCCAGTCATAAGAAAGTCCAAGTTCCTGCTGCTGACGCCGCATATTTGCAATGTTATCCCATGTCCATGCTGATGGATGTATGCCATTCTTAATGGCAGCATTCTCGGCGGGCATGCCAAAAGCATCCCAGCCCATCGGATGAAGTACATTATAGCCTTGCATTACTTTGAAGCGCGCTATTACGTCACCTATTGAATAATTGCGTACATGACCCATATGTAGGTTTCCGGAAGGATATGGAAACATTTCTAGTACGTAATATTCGGGCCGCTGGCGGTTCAGTTCGGTTTTAAAAGCACTTTCTTCCTGCCAAGCTTTCTGCCATTTAGCCTCTATTTCGCGCGGTGTATATCTTTCTTCCATTTTAATCCTCCTAAATATGTTCCTCCAAATATTTACAATGAAGACAAATAAAAAAAGCCCTTGGCTATTAGCCAGGGACGAGTTTTTCCCGCGGTACCACCCTGATTGGCAGCAGTGTGCTGCCCTCTTAATAACCCCTTAACGCTGGTTAAACGTCAGTCACTTCAATCGTCGCGACTGCTCCTCCATGGTGAGTTCAGCTCTAGGCAGACTGGCTCGCATCTACCGCCAGCTTTCTGAACCGCAATTCAAGCTTACTAATCCATTTCTAAGGATTTTAGACATAATTATATCCCAGTTGTTATGAAAAGTCAACTTTCGCCAATACGTCAATACGTTGTTCTATATCTTATTTAGCGGCATATAAATGCTGATGAGGAGGTGCGTTATGTACAAATTAATCATTGGCAATGTCAGAGTAACGGTATCTGATGACAGTATCACGCGTGAACAAGCTGCCGCTGCAGCCCGACAGGCTATTAATACAGCTAATCAGCATGGGAAACTTCTCAGTCTTATTGAAATTAGCGCCGATGATACAGGCATTCAGGTAACTACGACCGAAAAAACAGGCTGCCGAGCAGCTAGAAAAACGTTAAAACAAAGTATCGTTGATGACATGTATGCGACGCTCAAAGAAAAGCTTTATCCCACAGATTCTTTTACTAACAAAGATGTATGGTATGATGGCGATACCGGCCAAGAATGGCATGGCGCCGAAGTTGACAATGCAAAGAGCGAGCTTATGGGTAAATTTGAAGAATGGATGAAAACAATATAATTTATCTACTTATTCCTAAGGCTGCGATACAGGTTCGCGGCCTTATTTATTATCTTTATCATTGGAGCGATTGCTTGATAATACCAGGGAAATACCTTATAATATATAAAATCCAAAAAATAGAAAGAGGCGTTAGTGTGCATAATAGTTCAGATACAGATCCGAAATCCGAAGTCCTCAGCCGCCTTAAAAATGCCAGAGGCCACATTGCCGGTATTGAGCGCATGGTCGAAGAAGGCCAGCCATGCCCAAATATACTTATTCAGTTGTCAGCAGTGCGAGCCTCCATTGAAAAAATTGGCGTCTATATATTAGAAAACAATGCTGTCGATTGCTTATGCGGCGATCATGACGAGAAACCAGTTGATAAGAAAAAAGTTGAAGAAATTATTAAACAGATGCTGACCTTTTTAAAGTAATTTTGGTCGCTATTACAGTGGAGGTTTTTAATGCACCAATATCTCTTCTTTATCGGTGATTTTCCGGTTCGAACATACGGCTTAATATTAAGCCTTAGTATTATCCTGGCAACTGGTGCTGCTTATTTTTTTGCTAAGCAGGACGGACGTTGGCATCATCATGTGCCTGATATGGGTATTTACTGCGGTTTGGCTGGTCTTGTCGGAGCCCGCCTTTGGGACGTATTCTTTTTTGATTGGGGCTACTACCAACATCATTTACTAGAAATTCCCTTTGTTTGGCAAGGCGGTATGGCCATCCAGGGCGGCATCCTATTCGGAACAATTGCCGGCTATATATATACTAAGTATCACAAGATAGACACTTGGGCATTTGCTGATATTGTTGCCGCTCCGGCAGTAATAATCGGTCAGGCAATCGGCAGAATGGCTAATTTATTGAATGGTGATGCTTTTGGTCACCCTACCGGCGGACCGTATGGAATAATTTATCCCCCTACTACTTTGGCTTATCAGACTTACGGCAATCAGCCGCTATGGCCGGCCGAGATTTGGGAAGGACAAATTGATATAATAATCTTTGTTCTGCTGCTACTATTTCGTACAACTAACCATGCTAAAGGTCAAGCTTTCATCTTATATGCGGTACTATATTCAACGGCCAGGTTTTTCCTAGAATATATACGGGGTGACTACGGGACGCTGCTATTCGGCCTTAAATCAGCTCAGCTAACCAGCCTTGCCGTTATCATTATCGGTTTAATTCTCTTTGCGCTTTGCGGTCGCTATGGTCAGCGGATAAATCAGCGCGAAAACAAGGAAGTCGGAGAATGAATAAGGGTGGACCTAGATTATTTAGGTCCACCTTATCCATTTTACTTATTGTAAGCCGCAATTAACTCGATTTCTACTCCAACATCACGCGGCAGCCGGGCTACTTGGACGCAGGCTCTGGCAGGCGGCTCGTTCTTAAAATATTCAGCGTAAACCTTATTAACCACTGCAAAATCATTCATATCCTGTAGAAAAACGCCGGTCTTAACAACATGATCAAACGTTAATCCCTCCTGCGCAAGAATCGCGCTCAGATTCTTGAGGACTTGATGGGTTTGCACCTCGATGCCGCCGTAGGCAAGCTGACCGCTTACCGGATCAAGTGGGATTTGGCCGGAAACAAACAAAAAACCATTAGCTTTTATTGCCTGCGAATACGGTCCAATGGCCTGCGGAGCCATTGATGTATTAACTACCTTTTTCATAGTACTCCCCCTTTATACTTATCCACTATTTTCCACATACGATAATAAAATACCTCTAAGCATATTCTTTGAATTCCTAACTTTTTAGAGCGCTCCAAAAGGAGCGCTCTAAGTTTAAATACCTAGCTCTTTACGTTTCTTTTCAATGTGATCGACATATAGTTGTACCGTCTTGTCAGCACTAACCTCAACAGTAAGCTTTCCAAGACCGAGTGTCTCAGTGGTTTCAGTCAGTGTCTTAACAACAACATCACTGCCGGTCACAGAAGGAACTGGTGCAACATGCACTAACCAGCCGAGCGCAATTGCCGTACAGGCATCAGCTACAGCTTTTTGCTCAAGATATTCCGGCGCGCCGATAACAATCGGAAGCATATTGGTATCGACATCGAGGGTATCTGCTATTTCTTTAGCAGTTTGTGTCATCTTACCAATATCCACACAAGCCCCATAGGACAACACTGGTGGAATTCCAAGCGCCTTACATACCGCCTTAAGCCCAGGACCGCATTCTTCGGCAGCTTTAGGATCGGCTAAACCGGTATATTCCATTACCGAAGATGTGCAACCACCGGACAGAATAAGAATATCTTTCTCAATTAAGCCCTTGGCAATCCTAAAAATGTTACTGCCACCCTGCCCGTAACGAGCAGTTGTACAGCCAACTATCGTCGCTATGCCACGAATCTTACCTTCGACAATGGCGTCAATAAGTGGTTTCCATGATCCTCCCAATGCTTCTTTTACTGATTCAGTGCTAAAACCGATCATACAATCCGAAACATGCGGCGGAATGTAAACTTCCCTATTCTCTGCTTTCCGTTTAGCATAAGCTGCAATTGCCATATCTAAAATTTGTTCGGCTTGTTTGCGCATTTCTTCAGGTTTAAATTCAACTACTTCAGTGCCTGGCATGCGAATAACTTCATGCGTACTGACCATTGTAGTACCAAACCGCTTTGCGTAAAGCGGCAAGGTAGGAATCGTACAGTTATAATCAAACATAAATAAATCTACCGCACCAGTAGCTAACAGATACTCTTCCGACAGCCACTCGCCTTCTTGTCCACCGTAAGCGCTCATTTTGCCGGTATCCTCATAATTTAAAAGCTGCTGACCTTCGCATACATGGCCGAGAATTTGGATGCCGCTAGCACCAGCCTTACTGGCTTTTTCCTTCCATTCCGGGGTCGAAGCAAGTTCAACAACAACATGCGCAGTAAGAGGCATGTGCCCGTTCGTTATGATGTTGACCATGTCTTTCTTCAGCAGACCCATGTTTTGCTTGGCGGTGCGAATTCTTTGCGTACCCATCAAAATTTCCTGGAGAGTATCGAGTGCGAATAATCCCTGATATTCGTTAGCAACCCCTAAACGCACCGATGTCAGTAAGAAGTCAATTGGGTCTGCATTTAGGTTAGTCATGCATTTTGTTTGAGCTGTAGCTACTTCGCTAAATCCTCCGCCTGGGTAAAGCTTTAATTTACGCCAAAGCTCCTGACGTTTAGGTGGCGCAAAGGCTTGTACAAGCTTAGATTCCTCCCAGTATGGCCGCCCCATATCTTCCATAATAAAATTGGCAAAATTAACGGCGACTTTGTTTACGTCCTCATGACTATTTAAGCCGGCCATCTCGGCGTATTTCAAAAGTTTATTCGTATCTCGAATCTTAAGGCCGCTGTTTGGGTTTTCCGCGGCTGCCTTTAAAGTACGGGCCGCCTGCTGGGCATGAAAAATATTAGCGGCCGTTCCAATCGTAACATGGCGATAAACAAAGTTTCTGGCAACCATTACATGAGCATCAACACCGCAGTTGCCACGCGGTACTTTTGCGTTAATACGACAAGGGCCGTTTGCACATAATTGGCAAGACAAGCCTTGCGCGCAGAAATTACAGCGAATTTTCTCCTGTTGTTCAAACCGGTCAAATACATTAGTCAAGCCTTGAGCATGAACATGCTGATACATTTCGCGCATGGCCGGATCAATAATTACATTTAGCGGAAAGCCTTCCTTACTTTGGTCATGCACTTTTATATGCTGACGCTGCCATTTGTGGACATCTTCCATCGAAGTCGGGGACTTTTCGATATCATAGTACTTACGTTGATTTTGGTGAACATCAAAATGATCATCAGGATTATTGGTGGCGCTTGCATCACCTTTTCCTAACACCGACTCAACATCGCCTTTGCTGACAGGGTCAGTACTTTTTATCAATTTTTGATCGCCATTATTTGACACAGCTCTACCTCCTTCAATGCTTTGTAACTATTTTTTACAATAAAATCAAAATTTATTTATATAGGCAGAATTTAGACAAAAAAATATCGAGCAGTTCTTCTGCTCGATTAAAATAATTACTGTTAAACTGGTAATGATCGATGCGCCAACCCTATAGCGACCTCATTTAGATTCAGCATCCCAACCCCGCAATAAATAGCAACACATAAATGTTCACCATGACGGGCAATACCGATTTTACCGCCTACATTAAGGCCTACCGCCATTGGTGAAATTTGCTCAAGCGCTGCTCGCGCCGCACCAGCTACAGCACCCTCACCAACGTGATTTGCAGCGACTAAACCCTGACGTTGAGCAGCAACCACCGCCCGTTCAATAATTTTTTTAACGGACGGCACAAATTCACCGCCAAAATCTACAGCTACAGAATTTATACCTCGTCTAAGCAAAATTTCGCGTATTTGCTGTTCATCCTGCCGGGTCTCACTTATGCAAATCTTAATCGCTGCTCGACCGACATCAATACTCATAATGGTTTCCATATTCACAACCTTCCTGCCTTTTACAGCGGAGCTTGCTAACTTGATTTAAATTTAGCAAACCCGCTATTAATTGTCAATACCAGACAAAATGGTTAACAATTAGCGTGAAAAGAAGCAATTTTGGCAAAACTCACTTGTTTACTTAAAAATCAAATTGTGATAAGTTTAACTATAAGTACTTGGCCCTACCCGCTAAATTTTAGCGAAAGGAGGAGGCGTGCTTTTGAAAGAAAGCTTATTGCGCCGATGTTATTGTGGAAACTATACGAATAGTGATTGCCGATGATCACGCAGTTTTACGGTCTGGATTAAAAGCACTGCTTAACTGCTCTCCGCAGTTTGAAGTTATCGGTGAAGCAGGTGACGGGTTAGAGGCGATAAAAATGGTTGAAGAACTAAAACCAGACGTCCTCATCCTGGACATATCAATGCCCGACATGAACGGAGTAGATTGCTTAAAAGAAATCCGTTCACGCAACCTAACCTGCCGTGTACTTGTCTTAACGATGTACGACGATGAAGAATATATTAAGGAAGTAATGCGGGCAGGCGCTGATGGGTATGTACTCAAAAAATCTGCCGACACAGAGTTAATCGAAGGCATCGTTAAGATTCATTCAGGCAAAATGTATCTTAACGAAAAAGTCTCCCAGACTTTAATTGAGAGTTTATTGCATACTGCTGCAGTCGAACCGGATATTCGCAATCCCTATGTTCTCTTAAGCATACGTGAACGCGAAGTTCTCCGTTTTTTGGCACAAGGTTATTCTAACAGTGAAATTGCTGATTTACTTTCAATTAGCGCTAAAACTGTAGACACATATCGCTCACGCGTTATGAATAAACTCAGTTTGCGCAAGAAGTCCGAATTAGTCAACTACGCAATTAAGTATAAGCTTATCAGCACCTAATCCACAGTTGGTAAGGTATTCTTTAAGTAATTGTAGGGATATCCCCTACGCTCATTTACCTAGTCTGCCTGATTTACAATTTGACATTTTTCGTCCAAACTATAATTAGTAGTAAATTTATTCTATATTATAAAATTTAAAATAATTTGGTAGAGGAGTATGAGAAAATGCAAAGTCAAATCATTGATGCATTAACTAAGATTGTTGGTCAGGAGTATATTATGACCAGCCCCGAAGACCTGTACAGCTACTCCTATGATGCAACTCCTGGGTTCCAGAATCTGCCTGATGCAGTAGTTAGACCTGCCAATACTGAAGAAGTTTCAAAAATCTTAGCATTGGCAAACAGCAACAAGATTCCTGTTTATACCCGCGGCTCGGGCACTAACCTTTCTGCCGGTACCTGCCCTATGAAAGGCGGTATCGTCATGGTTATGACCCGCTTAAACAAAATTATTGAGTTAGACCCAGCCAATCTAATTGCTGTATGCGAACCAGGCGTTATCGTCGGTGACTTAAACACCGAGGCTGCTAAGTTCGGCTTGATTTATCCACCTGATCCCGGTACAGTTAAAACAGCTACTCTCGGCGGAACCGTTTCCGAAAATGCCGGCGGCTTACGCGGACTGAAGTATGGTGTTACAAAGCATTATGTAATGGGTATGGAAGTAGTACTTGCTAATGGCGAAGTAATGAACTGCGGCGGTAAAAACGTAAAAGACGTTTCCGGCTATGATATGACTAAATTGTTTACTGGCGCTGAAGGTACACTTGGCGTTATTACCAAGGTTATTGTTAAGCTTGTACCTGCTCCTGAAGCTAAAAAGAGCATGATGGCAATCTTCAAAAATCTTGATGATGCCGGTAACACTGTCGCAGGAATTATTGCTGCCAATATTATTCCAGCGACTCTTGAAATCATGGATAATGCAACAATCCGCACAGTTGAGGATTATGCTAAAGTCGGGCTGCCCCTTGACATGGAGGCTGTACTGCTGATTGAAGTTGACGGCAACCCAACAGTTGTCGAGCAAGAAGCTGAAAAAGTACTGAAAGTTCTTAAAGAAAATAATGCCGCCACTGTTCAAGTAGCTAAAACGGCTGCAGAAGTCGATAAATTATGGGCTGCGCGCCGTGCAGCACTGCCAGCCCTCAATAAACTCCGGACTACAACCTATTGTGAAGACGCTACCGTTCCTCGCAGCATGGTACCAAAATTCCTGCGTGCTGTACAAGATATTGCCAAGAGAAACAACGTACAAATTGGCACTTTCGGACATGCAGGCGATGGC encodes:
- a CDS encoding leucine--tRNA ligase, translated to MEERYTPREIEAKWQKAWQEESAFKTELNRQRPEYYVLEMFPYPSGNLHMGHVRNYSIGDVIARFKVMQGYNVLHPMGWDAFGMPAENAAIKNGIHPSAWTWDNIANMRRQQQELGLSYDWDREVATCHPDYYRWTQWLFLLFYERGLAYKKKAAVNWCEECNTVLANEQVIDGHCWRCDSAVIKRELEQWFFKITDYADRLLEDLKELKGWPERVKIMQDNWIGRSEGAEFSFEVPEINERIPVFTTRHDTVFGVTYIVLAPEHPLVEKLITGKETAPAVRDFVEKVRNMSEVSRTSNDFEKEGMFTGAYALHPFTGEKIEIWVANYVLFEYGTGAVMGVPAHDERDWQFATKYGLKKKLVVQQPNSQMTIETMENAYSGPGILVNSGQFDGMENEAGKVAIAKCFEEKGIGKRRINYRLRDWLVSRQRYWGAPIPIIYCSECGIVPVSKDQLPVMLPDNVGFEGGSVSPLTSVEEFVNCACPKCGGQARRETDTMDTFICSSWYYMRYTDPDNTSLPFDASKANYWMPVDQYIGGIEHAILHLLYSRFFTKVLKDAGLINVNEPFKNLLTQGMVIKDGAKMSKSKGNVVSPEEIVGKYGADTARLFILFAAPPERDLEWSDQGVEGAYRFLGRVWRIVGHYETFISEEDTSDYSNLTKSERELRRMLHNTIKRVTDDVGNRYNFNTAISAIMELVNFMYNVKEQNEKISSSVAREVISGLLRLLAPFAPHMTEELWSCVIKEGSVHKQSWPAYDAEAAKIDEVEVVLQINGKVRDKLVISVGLSPKEMEEKALQQDKVKEMLEGKQIVKVICVPQKLVNIVIK
- a CDS encoding metal-sensitive transcriptional regulator, translating into MDENNIIYLLIPKAAIQVRGLIYYLYHWSDCLIIPGKYLIIYKIQKIERGVSVHNSSDTDPKSEVLSRLKNARGHIAGIERMVEEGQPCPNILIQLSAVRASIEKIGVYILENNAVDCLCGDHDEKPVDKKKVEEIIKQMLTFLK
- the lgt gene encoding prolipoprotein diacylglyceryl transferase, which encodes MHQYLFFIGDFPVRTYGLILSLSIILATGAAYFFAKQDGRWHHHVPDMGIYCGLAGLVGARLWDVFFFDWGYYQHHLLEIPFVWQGGMAIQGGILFGTIAGYIYTKYHKIDTWAFADIVAAPAVIIGQAIGRMANLLNGDAFGHPTGGPYGIIYPPTTLAYQTYGNQPLWPAEIWEGQIDIIIFVLLLLFRTTNHAKGQAFILYAVLYSTARFFLEYIRGDYGTLLFGLKSAQLTSLAVIIIGLILFALCGRYGQRINQRENKEVGE
- a CDS encoding RidA family protein, whose product is MKKVVNTSMAPQAIGPYSQAIKANGFLFVSGQIPLDPVSGQLAYGGIEVQTHQVLKNLSAILAQEGLTFDHVVKTGVFLQDMNDFAVVNKVYAEYFKNEPPARACVQVARLPRDVGVEIELIAAYNK
- the cooS gene encoding anaerobic carbon-monoxide dehydrogenase catalytic subunit, which translates into the protein MEDVHKWQRQHIKVHDQSKEGFPLNVIIDPAMREMYQHVHAQGLTNVFDRFEQQEKIRCNFCAQGLSCQLCANGPCRINAKVPRGNCGVDAHVMVARNFVYRHVTIGTAANIFHAQQAARTLKAAAENPNSGLKIRDTNKLLKYAEMAGLNSHEDVNKVAVNFANFIMEDMGRPYWEESKLVQAFAPPKRQELWRKLKLYPGGGFSEVATAQTKCMTNLNADPIDFLLTSVRLGVANEYQGLFALDTLQEILMGTQRIRTAKQNMGLLKKDMVNIITNGHMPLTAHVVVELASTPEWKEKASKAGASGIQILGHVCEGQQLLNYEDTGKMSAYGGQEGEWLSEEYLLATGAVDLFMFDYNCTIPTLPLYAKRFGTTMVSTHEVIRMPGTEVVEFKPEEMRKQAEQILDMAIAAYAKRKAENREVYIPPHVSDCMIGFSTESVKEALGGSWKPLIDAIVEGKIRGIATIVGCTTARYGQGGSNIFRIAKGLIEKDILILSGGCTSSVMEYTGLADPKAAEECGPGLKAVCKALGIPPVLSYGACVDIGKMTQTAKEIADTLDVDTNMLPIVIGAPEYLEQKAVADACTAIALGWLVHVAPVPSVTGSDVVVKTLTETTETLGLGKLTVEVSADKTVQLYVDHIEKKRKELGI
- a CDS encoding HutP family protein, which encodes METIMSIDVGRAAIKICISETRQDEQQIREILLRRGINSVAVDFGGEFVPSVKKIIERAVVAAQRQGLVAANHVGEGAVAGAARAALEQISPMAVGLNVGGKIGIARHGEHLCVAIYCGVGMLNLNEVAIGLAHRSLPV
- a CDS encoding response regulator transcription factor; this encodes MVETIRIVIADDHAVLRSGLKALLNCSPQFEVIGEAGDGLEAIKMVEELKPDVLILDISMPDMNGVDCLKEIRSRNLTCRVLVLTMYDDEEYIKEVMRAGADGYVLKKSADTELIEGIVKIHSGKMYLNEKVSQTLIESLLHTAAVEPDIRNPYVLLSIREREVLRFLAQGYSNSEIADLLSISAKTVDTYRSRVMNKLSLRKKSELVNYAIKYKLIST
- a CDS encoding FAD-binding protein → MQSQIIDALTKIVGQEYIMTSPEDLYSYSYDATPGFQNLPDAVVRPANTEEVSKILALANSNKIPVYTRGSGTNLSAGTCPMKGGIVMVMTRLNKIIELDPANLIAVCEPGVIVGDLNTEAAKFGLIYPPDPGTVKTATLGGTVSENAGGLRGLKYGVTKHYVMGMEVVLANGEVMNCGGKNVKDVSGYDMTKLFTGAEGTLGVITKVIVKLVPAPEAKKSMMAIFKNLDDAGNTVAGIIAANIIPATLEIMDNATIRTVEDYAKVGLPLDMEAVLLIEVDGNPTVVEQEAEKVLKVLKENNAATVQVAKTAAEVDKLWAARRAALPALNKLRTTTYCEDATVPRSMVPKFLRAVQDIAKRNNVQIGTFGHAGDGNMHPTIVCDIRDKEEMARVYTAMDEMFKAAVDLGGTLSGEHGIGLGKLEWMEYQHGPVGMNAMKAIKRALDPNLILNPGKLVGEC